Proteins encoded by one window of Portunus trituberculatus isolate SZX2019 chromosome 27, ASM1759143v1, whole genome shotgun sequence:
- the LOC123509695 gene encoding uncharacterized protein LOC123509695, producing the protein MTRLVFLAVVAAMVADVMATPVCENNMPTAQLRQLPLVQKPVEELITKVSDQKLADQVFDCLAVEGTDCNLCKQGEVGQVVALMPVMLIDCQRGNLNVCPKELQEKANAVIQKMGDIYRSRRTAILERFF; encoded by the exons AT GACTCGTCTCGTGTtcctggcggtggtggcagccaTGGTTGCGGACGTCATGGCAACACCAGTTTGTGAAAATAATATGCCTACAGCTCAACTTAGACAACTCCCTCTCGTACAAAAACCTGTGGAAGAACTTATTACTAAAGTCTCAGACCAAAAGCTTGCGGATCAAGTCTTCGATTGCCTTGCTGTAGAGGGCACAGACTGTAATCTTTGCAAGCAAGGTGAAGTGGGACAAGTCGTCG CGTTGATGCCAGTTATGCTGATAGACTGCCAAAGGGGGAACTTAAATGTGTGCCCAAAGGAACTGCAGGAAAAGGCTAACGCTGTCATTCAGAAGATGGGAGATATTTACAGATCTAGACGCACTGCGATCTTGGAAAGATTTTTTTAA